Proteins found in one Arachis stenosperma cultivar V10309 chromosome 8, arast.V10309.gnm1.PFL2, whole genome shotgun sequence genomic segment:
- the LOC130946878 gene encoding uncharacterized protein LOC130946878 encodes MYAETGLLLPHMQNFSNHDLHQLDEYCNTFKFNASLSDPVQSSVMSEYDLAAEGDLFKAPEPVFEESFMNLDPVTAAISMISCGEDVSSQGLKSADIDVLQKEQLLSDVFYECEKDLLEKAAIDLPFSDILEIKVPVLNTEENSIEEKKQFLDMPPLPKSVSSGSLSSMDWMHGATMKPAFLDVPGIDFDEVYGMRRSFSEGDIKTLGNGNLNIVQSPHERRLLIGSSIKEERQEKLSRYRNKKTKRNFGRKIKYACRKALADSQPRIRGRFAKTEEYDTKRQ; translated from the exons ATGTATGCAGAAACCGGCCTTCTCTTACCACACATGCAGAACTTCTCTAATCACGACCTTCATCAACTCGACGAGTACTGCAACACCTTCAAGTTTAATGCTTCATTG AGTGATCCTGTTCAATCTTCTGTCATGTCGGAGTATGATTTGGCAGCAGAGGGTGATCTGTTCAAAGCCCCGGAACCTGTTTTTGAAGAGTCATTCATGAACCTGGATCCTGTGACAGCAGCCATCTCAATGATATCTTGTGGGGAAGATGTCTCCTCACAGGGACTAAAATCTGCTGATATTGATGTTCTTCAAAAGGAACAGCTTCTGAGTGATGTGTTTTATGAGTGTGAAAAGGATCTCTTAGAAAAGGCAGCAATAGACTTGCCGTTCTCCGATATTCTGGAAATCAAAGTTCCTGTTCTTAACACAGAGGAGAACTCAattgaagaaaagaaacaatTTCTAGACATGCCACCATTACCAAAGAGTGTCAGTTCAGGAAGTTTGAGCTCAATGGACTGGATGCATGGAGCTACAATGAAGCCTGCTTTCCTCGATGTCCCAGGAATAGATTTCGATGAAGTTTATGGCATGAGGAGATCATTTAGCGAGGGAGATATAAAG ACTTTAGGTAATGGCAATCTGAACATAGTCCAGTCTCCCCACGAGAGACGTTTGCTTATCGGCAGTAGCATCAAAGAGGAACGCCAAGAGAAACTATCCAGATACAGGAATAAGAAGACAAAGAGGAATTTTGGAAGGAAAATCAAG TATGCTTGCAGGAAGGCTCTTGCTGACAGCCAGCCTAGAATCCGTGGAAGATTTGCGAAGACCGAAGAATATGATACCAAGAGGCAATGA